The proteins below are encoded in one region of Neoasaia chiangmaiensis:
- the der gene encoding ribosome biogenesis GTPase Der encodes MAENMQNDLPVVVIAGRPNVGKSTLFNRLVGRRQAIVSDTPGVTRDRKEGEALLRGKRVRLIDTAGLEEAAPDTLFGRMRASSESAVSIADLVLFCIDARAGVTPADAHFAAWLRKQNKPVLLVANKAEGAVATAEALEAYSLGLGSPLALSAEHGEGIAHLMGEIADRLPEGPGRRRARGDDEEEERPAGPLRLAIVGRPNAGKSTLLNRLLGEERMITGPEPGLTRDSISVLLQDEHGPIQLVDTAGLRRKARIEESLEKMSVSASIEALKMAEVVVLTLDATLGVHEQDLQIARLVEREGRACVLALNKWDAVEDRTATRNAISYRIENSLAQMRGIPVVAFSALTGAGVNKLLPTVRKAYEVWNSRVTTGELNRWFEEALERHAPPLVDGKRLKLRYMTQAKSRPPTFILFGTRAEMLPDAYRRYLVNGLRETFHLPGTPIRLQTRGTRNPFVDNKS; translated from the coding sequence ATGGCTGAAAACATGCAAAATGATTTACCGGTCGTTGTCATTGCCGGACGACCGAATGTCGGCAAATCGACATTGTTCAATCGGCTGGTCGGCCGACGGCAGGCGATCGTCTCCGATACGCCGGGTGTCACGCGCGATCGCAAGGAAGGCGAGGCGCTGCTACGCGGCAAGCGCGTTCGCCTGATCGATACTGCAGGCCTCGAGGAAGCCGCGCCGGACACGCTGTTCGGACGTATGCGCGCGTCGTCGGAATCGGCCGTGTCGATCGCCGACCTTGTGCTTTTCTGTATCGATGCACGTGCCGGCGTGACGCCGGCGGATGCGCATTTCGCGGCATGGCTTCGGAAACAGAACAAGCCGGTCCTTCTGGTCGCCAACAAGGCAGAAGGTGCTGTCGCCACCGCTGAGGCGCTTGAAGCCTACTCGCTGGGTCTCGGTTCACCCTTGGCGCTGTCCGCAGAACATGGCGAGGGCATTGCCCATCTCATGGGGGAGATCGCAGACAGGTTGCCGGAAGGTCCCGGGCGGCGACGTGCGCGGGGCGACGATGAAGAAGAGGAGCGGCCTGCCGGGCCGTTGCGTCTGGCGATCGTTGGTCGGCCCAATGCCGGGAAATCCACATTGCTCAACCGCCTGCTTGGCGAGGAGCGGATGATCACAGGGCCGGAACCTGGTCTTACACGCGATTCGATCTCCGTTCTTCTGCAGGATGAACACGGACCGATCCAGTTGGTGGATACGGCAGGACTGCGCCGAAAGGCCCGCATCGAGGAAAGTCTGGAAAAGATGTCGGTTTCGGCATCGATCGAAGCGCTGAAGATGGCGGAAGTGGTCGTTCTGACACTGGATGCCACTCTGGGCGTCCATGAACAGGATTTGCAGATCGCACGTCTCGTCGAACGGGAAGGGCGGGCCTGCGTGCTGGCGCTGAACAAATGGGACGCGGTCGAGGATCGAACGGCAACACGCAACGCGATCTCATATCGTATCGAGAACTCCTTGGCGCAGATGCGCGGCATACCGGTCGTGGCATTTTCCGCATTGACCGGCGCCGGCGTCAACAAGCTGTTACCAACGGTAAGAAAGGCCTATGAGGTCTGGAACAGCCGCGTTACGACCGGCGAACTGAACCGGTGGTTTGAGGAAGCGCTCGAACGCCATGCGCCGCCGCTCGTTGACGGCAAGCGCCTCAAGCTTCGTTACATGACGCAGGCCAAGTCCCGTCCGCCGACATTCATCCTCTTTGGCACACGCGCCGAAATGTTGCCGGACGCCTATCGGCGCTATCTGGTGAATGGCTTGCGGGAGACATTCCATCTACCCGGCACCCCGATCCGTTTGCAGACACGCGGCACGCGCAATCCGTTCGTGGACAACAAATCATGA
- a CDS encoding cysteine hydrolase, which translates to MTQAVSAAETALVLIEYQNDFISSGGAMHDAVRDEIARTDMLSHTSSAIALARSAGVQIVWAPIEFEPGYPELGNAPYGVLANVKAANAFIKGGWGAAIADQFAPDSADLIVSGKRGLCAFASTNLDFLLRHNGIRRIALGGFLTDCCVESTMRTAYEHGYDVVTLTDCVATLSEAQHDAAINYTYPMFSRPMTHGAFFTELAK; encoded by the coding sequence ATGACGCAAGCCGTCTCAGCGGCCGAGACCGCACTCGTGCTGATCGAGTATCAGAACGACTTCATCTCGTCAGGTGGGGCGATGCATGATGCCGTGCGCGATGAAATCGCGCGTACGGACATGTTGTCGCATACGAGCAGTGCCATCGCACTGGCTCGATCCGCGGGCGTGCAGATTGTCTGGGCGCCGATCGAGTTCGAACCCGGATACCCGGAATTGGGCAATGCGCCTTACGGTGTTCTTGCCAATGTCAAGGCAGCGAATGCCTTCATCAAGGGTGGATGGGGCGCTGCCATCGCGGACCAGTTTGCGCCGGACAGCGCTGATCTGATCGTTTCGGGAAAACGAGGATTATGTGCTTTCGCCAGCACGAATCTCGATTTCCTCCTCCGTCATAACGGCATCCGTCGCATCGCCCTCGGCGGCTTCCTGACGGACTGCTGCGTCGAATCGACCATGCGAACGGCTTACGAGCACGGTTATGACGTCGTCACGCTGACGGACTGCGTCGCCACACTGAGCGAAGCGCAGCATGACGCAGCCATCAACTATACCTATCCGATGTTCTCTCGCCCCATGACGCATGGAGCGTTTTTCACCGAACTGGCGAAGTAG
- a CDS encoding PQQ-binding-like beta-propeller repeat protein, which yields MRLKPIQSSSPLTRRLFLGSSLAASTALTACGAFKDEEKPRLAGKRIDVLSTGAGLTVDTEDHTPIVLPPAEAVSAWPQAERVPSHIATDTPWGGPKLVWNRSIGAGMSEPSFLSYVALGSNGRGAIQSPPVIADGRIFTRDAVGTVRAWTWPDMRQLWSFVPRPKTMKSSDIGGGLAIDGGVLYVVDGVAQTLALDASTGNVKWRIDCGTPGRSAPTVVDGRVFFGTIDERLFAVDAATGNQLWTYTATEADTVIFGQPAPAVVDGVVLAGFGSGDLVALRAATGEMVWSDSLGGANGRGAMLDLSCVRGAPAIQGGTAYAISMSQVLVAIDMRSGRRLWEREVSGQNGPVICGDWLFVISADQELACLDRLSGHVRWIKPLRRFRRIAKQRDAVVWMGPVLAGGKLVCVSSLPEVGMQVIDAITGKDEGVVPTKQPSLVSPIICDSHVLVLSSDGRLSAYG from the coding sequence ATGCGCCTGAAACCGATTCAATCGTCCTCTCCACTGACCCGGCGCCTGTTTCTCGGCTCTTCCCTGGCCGCCAGCACGGCGCTGACCGCATGCGGCGCATTCAAGGACGAGGAAAAGCCCCGCCTGGCCGGCAAGCGCATCGACGTTCTGTCAACAGGCGCTGGCCTGACGGTCGATACAGAGGATCATACACCGATCGTCCTGCCTCCCGCGGAGGCTGTCTCGGCATGGCCGCAAGCCGAGCGTGTGCCGAGCCATATTGCGACCGATACGCCCTGGGGCGGGCCGAAGCTTGTCTGGAACCGTTCCATCGGCGCAGGCATGTCGGAACCGAGCTTTCTGTCCTATGTCGCGCTCGGCTCAAACGGTCGCGGCGCCATCCAGTCTCCGCCGGTCATTGCGGATGGGCGAATCTTCACCCGTGATGCGGTCGGCACCGTCCGGGCATGGACATGGCCGGACATGCGGCAGCTATGGAGTTTCGTGCCAAGGCCCAAGACCATGAAGTCGAGCGATATCGGCGGTGGCCTGGCGATTGACGGTGGCGTCCTCTACGTCGTGGACGGCGTTGCGCAGACATTGGCGCTCGATGCCTCGACCGGTAACGTCAAATGGCGCATCGACTGCGGCACCCCGGGCCGCTCGGCACCCACCGTGGTCGACGGACGCGTCTTCTTCGGCACGATCGATGAACGCCTCTTCGCCGTGGACGCGGCGACCGGCAATCAGCTCTGGACCTATACGGCCACCGAAGCGGATACGGTCATATTCGGCCAGCCTGCGCCCGCAGTCGTGGACGGCGTGGTCCTTGCCGGCTTCGGCAGTGGCGATCTGGTTGCGTTGCGTGCCGCGACAGGCGAGATGGTGTGGAGCGACAGTCTCGGCGGCGCGAACGGTCGCGGCGCGATGCTCGATCTCTCCTGCGTTCGCGGCGCACCCGCCATACAAGGCGGCACGGCCTATGCGATCAGCATGTCGCAGGTACTCGTGGCCATCGACATGCGTTCCGGACGCCGCCTCTGGGAACGTGAGGTCAGCGGTCAGAACGGGCCGGTCATCTGTGGAGACTGGCTGTTCGTCATCTCCGCCGACCAGGAATTGGCGTGTCTTGACCGCCTGTCCGGGCATGTGCGCTGGATCAAACCCCTGCGCCGTTTCCGACGTATCGCCAAGCAGCGCGATGCGGTGGTCTGGATGGGTCCGGTCCTGGCAGGCGGGAAGCTGGTCTGCGTCTCGTCGCTGCCTGAAGTCGGCATGCAAGTCATCGATGCGATCACCGGGAAGGACGAGGGCGTGGTGCCGACGAAGCAGCCAAGCCTCGTATCCCCAATTATCTGCGACAGCCACGTACTCGTTCTGTCGAGCGACGGGCGGCTGAGCGCTTATGGCTGA
- a CDS encoding dihydroorotase — MHFDLIIRHGTCMLPWGATETDLGVKDGRIASLRAAITDTADREIDARHLHVLPGMIDSHVHFRDPGDPSIESIATGSRGAALGGITTVFDMPNTTPSTTSAAAIRDKSAHAETTSLVDIALYVGATRANTPELATLERLPGICGIKLFAGSSTGDLMIEDDAGIEAVMRSGHRRIAFHSEDEYRLQARRALFEIGQAHEKHMEWRDVECAFLGTRRIVDLAHRTNRPAHILHVSTAEELDYLANHRDIASVEVLVNHLSQVAPECYEKLGALAVMNPPLRDRRHYEASWQAVRDGRVDVVSSDHAPHALAAKAKPWPTCPAGLTGVQTILPIMLDHVTQGRLSLSRLVDLMAAGPARIYGLMSKGRLAVGFDADFTIVDMQARREIRNEWIASPVGWTPFDGQTVTGWPMATVVRGHVVMRDDEIISHPVGRLARFAP; from the coding sequence GTGCATTTCGATCTGATTATCCGCCATGGCACCTGCATGCTGCCCTGGGGTGCAACCGAGACCGATCTCGGCGTCAAGGACGGCAGAATCGCCAGCCTGCGTGCCGCGATCACCGATACGGCGGACCGGGAGATCGATGCGCGACACCTCCATGTCCTTCCCGGAATGATCGACAGCCATGTCCACTTCCGCGATCCCGGCGATCCATCCATCGAGTCCATCGCCACGGGTTCACGCGGCGCGGCACTTGGGGGCATTACGACTGTGTTCGACATGCCGAACACCACGCCCTCGACGACCAGCGCTGCTGCAATCCGCGACAAGTCTGCTCACGCCGAAACGACAAGTCTGGTGGACATCGCACTCTACGTCGGCGCCACGCGCGCCAATACGCCGGAACTCGCAACGCTCGAACGTCTGCCGGGCATATGCGGAATCAAGCTGTTTGCAGGCTCGTCCACCGGCGACCTGATGATCGAAGATGACGCAGGCATTGAGGCCGTCATGAGGAGCGGGCATCGGCGCATCGCTTTCCATTCGGAGGACGAATATCGCCTTCAGGCGCGTCGCGCATTGTTCGAGATCGGACAAGCCCATGAGAAGCATATGGAATGGCGTGATGTGGAATGCGCGTTCCTGGGCACGCGTCGAATCGTCGATCTGGCACATCGCACGAACCGTCCCGCACACATCCTGCACGTCTCGACAGCCGAAGAACTCGACTATCTGGCAAACCACCGTGACATCGCGTCGGTAGAGGTGCTGGTCAACCATCTCTCGCAGGTGGCGCCGGAGTGTTACGAAAAGCTGGGCGCCCTGGCTGTCATGAATCCGCCGCTTCGTGATCGCCGTCATTATGAAGCGAGCTGGCAAGCTGTCCGGGATGGACGCGTCGATGTCGTCTCATCCGATCATGCGCCGCACGCCCTGGCCGCCAAGGCAAAACCCTGGCCCACCTGCCCGGCAGGGCTGACAGGTGTGCAAACAATTCTGCCGATCATGCTGGATCACGTGACACAAGGGCGGCTGTCGCTGTCGCGACTGGTCGATCTCATGGCGGCCGGGCCGGCCAGAATTTACGGCCTGATGTCGAAAGGCCGCCTCGCGGTGGGTTTCGATGCGGATTTTACAATCGTCGACATGCAGGCACGACGCGAAATCCGTAATGAATGGATCGCGAGCCCGGTCGGCTGGACGCCGTTCGATGGCCAGACCGTTACCGGCTGGCCGATGGCGACCGTGGTGCGGGGACATGTTGTGATGCGCGACGATGAAATTATCTCGCACCCCGTGGGCCGTCTGGCCCGATTTGCGCCGTAA